The sequence TGCTCCTGGAGGGCACGCTGCCGCCTACCGACCGGGTCGCCGACATCATTGGAGGCCGGCCCCGTCCAGTCCGTGTTCAGGAAGCGGGTGATTCGTGGGCGGGGAGTTCTCCGGCCAACTCCATACAGCGCAGACGGGCCGGGGAGAAGTTGTAGGGCATCTTTCCCGTGGCCTCGAATGCGCTCATGGCCCCCTCCCCCTTGCCGGCGCTTTTGCCTGCCTCGCCCCCACCCTTGTCAGCGGTAGCGGTAGCGGGGTGCAACGCGTCCCAGGAGCCGAAAATCGCGTCGTCGCTCTCCGCCAGGCCGGAATCCTCGATAACGGCGTGCAGTGCCTTTTCGAAGGCGTGCCGTTCGGCAGCCACCCGGGCCACACGGGGGTCATCGACAGCGATCGTGTCATCGAGTGCCTCCTCGGCGGCATCAATACGGTCGGAGTCCTCCCGCAGTTCCGGGTGAGTGGCCAGGGCGATGAAACGGGAGGCCTGGACGGCAGCACCGAGCGGGCCGAAGATCCGCTCGGTGACCAGCAGGCTGTCCAGGTCCGTCTGGCGCAAGGAGCCTTCGGGCAGGCTCTTGAGGCGGCTGGTGACGAAGTCGGAGAGCAAACCCATCCTGCTGCCCTCGGTACGCATGCGCTGCACGGCAGTCCGCTGCCGCCGCAGTTCCGCTTCCTGGGCGACGAGGGTCTCCTCCAGCCGTTCCAGGATGCTCGCGATGCCGTCGTCGCCGTCCTTGCTGTCGGCACCGGCGGAAGCCGTGTCGGCGTCGGCGAAGGCGTCACGGATGTCGTCCAGGGCGATCCCGGCATCGGCCGCCCTGCGGATCCACAGCAGCCGGATCATGTCTTCGTAGCCGTAGCGGCGGCGGTCGTCGCCACCCCGCACGGGCTCGGGGAGCAGGCCGATCTCGTGGTAGTGACGGATCGCCCGCGGTGTGGTGCCGACAAAGGCCGCCGCGTCACCGATCTTGACCTGGCGCGGCGGGACGAAGGACGGATACATGAGCAGGGGCCTTCCTCAATAGGGCGGGAGATGAGTCCACCGGACCACATACCGCTACGGAAGGTGCAACCCGAGCCGCTCCGCCCGGTACCCGTGCCAGGACAAGCACCCCTTGTCCGTGACGATCGGTCACGGGCGCCGACGCGTGTTGCCGTCGGCGCGTACCTCTGTCCGTGGGTGCGGGTGAAGGGCGCGCGAGTGGGGCGTCGCGGCGGGCCGGCAGGTGTTGCCGGCCTTGGTTCCGGGTGGAGAGGACTCGGGGAGCAGAAGGCATCAGACTGCGACGGAGATCAGGTCCACCACGAAGACGAGTGTCGAGCCCGCCGGGATCAACGGCGAGGGTGACTGCTTGCCGTAGCCGAGGCGCGGGGGAACGATGATCTCGCGCCGGCCGCCGACCTTCATCCCTCTGACCCCGCGGTCCCAGCCCTTGATGACCTTGCCACCGCCCACGGCGAACTTGAACGTCTTGCCCCGGTCCCAGGAGGCGTCGAATTCCTTGCCGGACTCGAAGGTGACCCCGACGTAGTGAACCTGGACAACCCTGCCAGGCTTCGCTTCAAGCCCGTCCCCGACGACGAGGTCGCGGAAGGTCAGCTCGGTGGGAGCGTCACCCTCCGGAAGGTCGATCTCGGGCTTCGTCAGTTCACTCATTACCGCCTCGTTCGCTCGCAGCCGGGAGCCCTCGTACAGACCAGCCAGGCACATGGTCACTCTATGCAGTAGATCACCATGTTGCCGTGAACGCTGTTCTCTTGGGGTGCGTCACGTCCAACGGAGCGCGATGCCCAGCGTGACGGGGCGTTCTACGGGACGCCCCCCGTGCGGAGTTGGAGGGGCACCCCTTCGACTGGACGATATGAACCGCGATGCGGTGCAGGCCAAGCGGCGTGCGCACAACCGGCCTGCGGTCGCGGGCCGCAGCGTCCGCACGTCAGGGCACGGTGATGACGATCTTGCCGCGCGCGTGGCCCGTGGCGCTGGCGTCATGAGCTCTGGCAGCCTCCTTCAGCGGGAACACGGCGTGCAGCGGGACCGTGAGGCGGCCCTGGTCGGCGAGGTCGGCCGCCAGCGGTAGACCTGCCCAGCCCGGCGACTCTCCCGCTTCGGAGCGGGAGAACCGCACTCCGTGCCGGGCGGCGTCGAAGTCCGCGATGGTCACCACGTGGTGCGGGTCTCCGACGATGGCCACCAGTTCGGCGAGAGAGCCCTTACCAGCCGCGTCCAGAACCACATCGACACCGAGCGGAGCCAGTGGGGCGAGGCGATCGGCCAGCCCCGCCCCGTAGGTGACCGGTACGACGCCGAGCTGGGCGAGGAAGCCGTGGTTGCCTTCGCTCGCGGTGCCGATCACGGTGAGACCGCGGGCCTGGGCGAGTTGCGCGGCGATGGTGCCGACGCCACCGGCGGCACCATCGATCAACAAGGTCATGCCTTCGGCGACTTCCAGCGCCTCCAGTACGCGTGTGGCCGAGTCGATATTGCCCGCAGCGCCACCCGCTTCCTCGAAGGACCATGACCGAGGCTTGGACGCCCATGCCTCCAGCACCGCGTACTGGGCCGCGGCGCCCCCCTGATCCACGAAGGGAACGAGGCCGAAGACCGCGTCTCCCACGGCGGCCCCGGTCACCCCCTCTCCCACCTCGTCGACGATTCCCGCGGCATCCATGCCGGGTATATGGGGGAACTCCACGGTGGCGATGTCCCGCAGCATCCCTGAGCGCAGGTAATGGTCGGCAGGGGTGACGCCGGTGGCACGCACCGCGATGCGGACCTGACCGTGTCCCGCGTGCGGCTCTTCGACCTCCTCGACACCAAGGACCTCGGAACCGCCATAGCAGTGGTATTGCACAGCGAACACGGACAACCTCCGTAAAAATGGCACGTCGTTCAACGGGAGAACTCGCAGCCGCTCACCTCTGCGGCAGAGAGCCGGCCGCAGGGGCACCGCGGCACCAGGTCACGCTAACCCGCTAAACGGTTGACCCCTTCCGTTTGTGATTAAGTGGGAGACATGCCTGCTCAACCGTCTCGGAACCCGCCCCCCTCCGCATCCGGCGCCCCCGCCTCGGGGCAGAGAGCCGACGCCCGGCTCAACCGCACCCGGCTCCTCCAGGCCGCCCGCGAGGCGTACGCCCTCGACGGCACCGACGTACCTTCCAGCACAATCGCCCGCAGAGCGGGCGTGGGTGCCGCCACCCTCTACCGGCATTTCCCGACACGCGGCTCGCTGATCGCCGCCGCGTTCTCCGAACAACTCGGCCAGTGCGTCGCCACTCTCGACGAGGCTCTTCAGGACGACGATCCCTGGCACGGACTTCGCAACGTCCTCACCAAGGTGTGCATGATGCAGGCCCAGGACCGCGGGTTCAGCGCCGCGTTCCTCTCCCAGTTTCCCGACGCGCCGGACGTCCATCGTGAGCGTGCCCGCGCCGAGACATCCCTCGCCCAGCTGGTACAGCGCGCGAAGGACACCGGGCAGCTGCGCAAGGACTTCGACCCCAGCGATGTCACCCTGTTGCTCCTGGCCAACAACGGCGTCGTGCGAGAGTCCCCGGCGGCCTCCATGGCCGCATCCCGTCGCCTGCTCGCCTACTTCCTCCAGTCCTGCCTGCCGACGGACGGCACACCCCTGCCCGAGCCCGCGCCACTCCGCCTGGACGACCTCTACAGACCACCGCGTCGAACGGCGTGACCGCCGATGTGCTCAAGGTCCCGTGGTCGGCGGGCTCCAGAGGAACGGCGGCGGGAACTCCTCCTTCGATGGAGAGTGCCGGATGCCCGTCGGCCAGCGGACATCCGGGTTCCCCCAGAAGGAGCAGCCGGGCAGCGGGGGCCGCACCGCCCGTACGCCGTGGCACACTCGTCCCTTGATCGCGGGGGCCGCACTGCCCCCGACCCGGGAGGACATGACTGTGCGCAGAACCAAGTGGGCCACCGTGGTGGTAGCAGTCATCGCACTCGGAGCCGCAGGCTGCGGCACGAGCGACGCGGGCACCGAGGTGGACGCCACCCCGAAGCCGCCCCGGCCCCAGGGCACCGGGGTACTCACGAAGGAAGTCGTGCGTACGGACCTCGACGCCTCGGCCGCGGACGCGGGCGTTCCGGCGAACGCACCGGAATATGGGCGGACGAGCGAGGACGCCCCGGCCGGCTCGGCGCCGCAGTCGTGCGGCGTCGCCTTCAAGGGGTTCGGCACCAAGACCGCCCCGGTGGACATCGCCCGCTACGAGGCGGTGGTGGGCGAGTTGCGCGAGCGCGACTGGCAGCAGCCCCAGGAACGCTATGAGCGCAAGGGCCCGGACGACGGGGTGGTCGACTTGGCCCGGGTGGTCCTCAATCAGCGCGGCTGGAGCGTGGTCGCGGAGTACCGGACCTTCCAGGAGGACGGCGTGATCACCCTGACGGCCTTCGAGGACGCCTGTGTGAAGGAGAACGACGCGGACGCGGGTCCGGTCGGCTGACCCCGCCCCGCTGCCCAACGGCCTCGTGCACGGCAATCCCTGACACCTCCGCACCGCCGCGTCCCGCTGGGCACAGCCTCGCCCCCGTGACGGCAGGCTCCACTGACGCGCCCGACTGCCCGTCGCGCACGGGGCGGTGAGAAGTTGCTTCCGATCTCCGGTCTTCGTCGGAGCCCCCGCCTGCTCACGCCCCGGTGACGACCCGGAAGGCCGTGGGCACCGGCACCACCGGTCCGACGGGTTGAGGAGATCCGCGCCCCCCTTTCCCATCCACTTGCCCCACCAGGTATCTTGCATCGCATGGAACCAGGTGATTCGGCCAGGCAGACCCGCGCAGCCACCCAGCTGCGCAAGGGCGTCCTGGAGTACCCCGTACTCGCCCTGATGCGGAACCGCCCCCGCTACGACGCGGAACTCCTCCACGAGTTCGCCCGCGTCCGACCCGGCTTCCGCGACACCGTCGACACCTTCTTCACCACCCCCCACCCCAGCACCGGAGACCTCGTATGAAGACCTCTGCCGACCCCGTACGCGACTACCTCTCCGCTGTCGAGCGCGAGGCCTCCGCGCTCCCCGCCGACCGTCGCCAGGAACTCCTCGCCGACCTCGCCGAACACATCGAGGTGACGCGCGCCGAGCGCCCCGATGCCGCGATCGGCGAGGTCCTGGCGGAGCTGGGGGACCCCCGCACGATCGCGGCGACGGCACTGGCGGAGGCGGGGAACGGGGCCGCCGGAGCCCCGGCCCGGAGCGGTGTCGGCATACCCGCCCGGCGTGGCAAGGTGCACCCCCTGGTCCCGCTCCTGATGCTCACGCTGTCGCTGCCCTTCATGATGGTCTTCCCCGACCTCCCCGGGCCGCTGTTCGGCGTCCTGTTGCGCGTCACCGGCGCGGTGCTGCTCTGCACCTCGGTGCACTGGGTCGCCGTCCAGAAGACCACCGGCGTTCTGCTTGCCGCCGTCCTGCCGAGTGCCGTCATCGCCACCTGGAACCTGTCCAGCGGCGGCCCGGCGGGCGACACCCCGGCCCTCGTGGCCAACCTGGCGATGCTCGCCGTGCTGGCCGGCACGGCAACATGGCTCTGGCGGGTCCGCCGCGCCTGAACCCGTCGTTCAACCGGCAGCGGTCACGTGAATCGCTCTCGGGTCGCGGTCGAACGGCCAGTGCTCGGAACCGAGACGGCTGACGGTGCCGGTGACGATCGCAGGTTCACTGTCGCGCACGGGCAGTCCCCCGCCCCTGGGTCGTGGACTCATGGGTGGGCCGGGCGGCACATCAACGGGTCCAAGCATGTCGGTTGTTGACGCACGCCGAGCCCTTTCACCGGCCTGGTCGACTTCCATGCCCCCGGGGAACGGCTGACGGCCATGCCGCCCCCGGGGTCTCCCACACACCCGGCAACTACCGGCTCCGAAGGGAGTCCTGGGACGACTGGTCCCTCAAGGGCGCCTCGACCGCGTCCGGTTCGGGGTCCCTGAAGGTGGCCGTGTACCGATGCACTGCACGCCGGCAACCGCCATCTCCGTCAACTTCCTTGAAAATATGAGCTACAAGCGATTGACGCCCCGCCGATCGGATTCCTAGCATCGGTGGATCGATTTACTACTCAGTGTCGACCCTGTTCGGGGACAAGTCTGGGGACGGGACGAGTGATGGTGCGGTTACCGCGCGCTGATGTACCGGCCGAGAGGCGCCATCCGTTCAACTGCTCAGCGGGAGCGTCGCGGCGGGCGTCCCGGCGGGGTGCGGCCGACGCTCGGAACGGTACGGATTCACGGTGGTCGACGACGTACTCGGCCAGGTGGCCATGGCGGCGGGCGGGCAACGGGAGGAGAGCCTGTACGCCCATGACTCTGGCGTGGCAGCCGAGCGCCGCAGCCCGCCGGGCACGACGATGAGCACCCACGATCATGCCGGGCGCGATGAGCGGCCGCACGGGCGATGGCTACGGCCG is a genomic window of Streptomyces sp. NBC_01237 containing:
- a CDS encoding FKBP-type peptidyl-prolyl cis-trans isomerase, encoding MSELTKPEIDLPEGDAPTELTFRDLVVGDGLEAKPGRVVQVHYVGVTFESGKEFDASWDRGKTFKFAVGGGKVIKGWDRGVRGMKVGGRREIIVPPRLGYGKQSPSPLIPAGSTLVFVVDLISVAV
- a CDS encoding HAAS signaling domain-containing protein, which encodes MKTSADPVRDYLSAVEREASALPADRRQELLADLAEHIEVTRAERPDAAIGEVLAELGDPRTIAATALAEAGNGAAGAPARSGVGIPARRGKVHPLVPLLMLTLSLPFMMVFPDLPGPLFGVLLRVTGAVLLCTSVHWVAVQKTTGVLLAAVLPSAVIATWNLSSGGPAGDTPALVANLAMLAVLAGTATWLWRVRRA
- a CDS encoding TetR/AcrR family transcriptional regulator, which translates into the protein MPAQPSRNPPPSASGAPASGQRADARLNRTRLLQAAREAYALDGTDVPSSTIARRAGVGAATLYRHFPTRGSLIAAAFSEQLGQCVATLDEALQDDDPWHGLRNVLTKVCMMQAQDRGFSAAFLSQFPDAPDVHRERARAETSLAQLVQRAKDTGQLRKDFDPSDVTLLLLANNGVVRESPAASMAASRRLLAYFLQSCLPTDGTPLPEPAPLRLDDLYRPPRRTA
- a CDS encoding NADP-dependent oxidoreductase, producing MFAVQYHCYGGSEVLGVEEVEEPHAGHGQVRIAVRATGVTPADHYLRSGMLRDIATVEFPHIPGMDAAGIVDEVGEGVTGAAVGDAVFGLVPFVDQGGAAAQYAVLEAWASKPRSWSFEEAGGAAGNIDSATRVLEALEVAEGMTLLIDGAAGGVGTIAAQLAQARGLTVIGTASEGNHGFLAQLGVVPVTYGAGLADRLAPLAPLGVDVVLDAAGKGSLAELVAIVGDPHHVVTIADFDAARHGVRFSRSEAGESPGWAGLPLAADLADQGRLTVPLHAVFPLKEAARAHDASATGHARGKIVITVP
- a CDS encoding MerR family transcriptional regulator, with amino-acid sequence MYPSFVPPRQVKIGDAAAFVGTTPRAIRHYHEIGLLPEPVRGGDDRRRYGYEDMIRLLWIRRAADAGIALDDIRDAFADADTASAGADSKDGDDGIASILERLEETLVAQEAELRRQRTAVQRMRTEGSRMGLLSDFVTSRLKSLPEGSLRQTDLDSLLVTERIFGPLGAAVQASRFIALATHPELREDSDRIDAAEEALDDTIAVDDPRVARVAAERHAFEKALHAVIEDSGLAESDDAIFGSWDALHPATATADKGGGEAGKSAGKGEGAMSAFEATGKMPYNFSPARLRCMELAGELPAHESPAS